In the genome of Tripterygium wilfordii isolate XIE 37 chromosome 19, ASM1340144v1, whole genome shotgun sequence, one region contains:
- the LOC119985080 gene encoding uncharacterized protein LOC119985080, with product MEALWNMEEKWKLTTQEAIVLLACAASAVIGLCAAVVLKRKAQEKKTKNITVGLEGGKWSEPNCHWVSVKRALMGSVRWSEAAKWERSPQLLGVEGGSLGWQSHNSESPVWQRPILMGEKCAMPRFSGLILYDERGQLIDQSLNQGSLMVDNVHQVITYKSIFKFFFFFFIYERTCFFPVINK from the coding sequence ATGGAAGCTTTGTGGAATATGGAGGAAAAATGGAAGCTAACAACCCAAGAAGCAATCGTCCTATTGGCTTGTGCTGCCTCTGCAGTCATCGGGCTTTGTGCGGCTGTGGTGCTAAAAAGGAAGGcccaagagaagaagacgaagaataTTACCGTCGGGCTGGAAGGTGGGAAATGGTCCGAGCCCAACTGCCATTGGGTTTCGGTCAAAAGGGCTTTGATGGGCTCGGTGAGGTGGAGTGAGGCGGCAAAGTGGGAGCGGTCACCACAACTTCTTGGTGTTGAAGGAGGCAGTTTGGGGTGGCAAAGTCATAACTCGGAGTCGCCGGTGTGGCAGCGGCCGATTCTTATGGGGGAGAAATGTGCAATGCCGAGGTTTAGCGGGCTGATTCTATACGATGAACGAGGCCAGTTAATAGATCAGTCCCTCAATCAAGGATCTCTAATGGTTGACAATGTTCATCAGGTTATCACATACAAAagcatttttaaattttttttttttttttttatatatgaacGTACTTGTTTTTTTCCAGTAATTAACAAATAG